One Polypterus senegalus isolate Bchr_013 chromosome 10, ASM1683550v1, whole genome shotgun sequence DNA segment encodes these proteins:
- the LOC120536486 gene encoding BTB/POZ domain-containing adapter for CUL3-mediated RhoA degradation protein 1-like isoform X1, with amino-acid sequence MKLSGEGRWLTMSAEATCCSLGECTGASGGAGNMPELLPVAAATMSTATPLSYELKPLPFTSSKYVKLNVGGSLHYTTVQTLTKHDTMLRAMFSGRMEVLTDSEGWILIDRSGKHFGTVLNYLRDGTVPLPDAPRELEEILAEARFYLIQGLTEACQTALQQKTEGYDPVCRIPMITSPKEERKVISSCNKPVVKLQHNRSNNKYSYTSNSDDNLLKNIELFDKLALRFNGRILFIKDVLGDEICCWSFYGEGRKIAEVCCTSIVYATEKKQTKVEFPEARIFEETLNILIYESGRASSMASAVLESSALGLLPEEEDERGREKRVRRIHVRRHIMHDERPHGHQAVFKD; translated from the exons ATGAAATTGTCAGGGGAGGGCAG GTGGCTCACCATGTCTGCCGAGGCCACATGCTGCTCACTGGGGGAGTGTACTGGGGCGAGCGGGGGCGCCGGGAACATGCCAGAGCTGTTACCTGTGGCAGCTGCCACCATGTCCACGGCCACCCCCCTGTCGTACGAGCTCAAGCCCCTTCCGTTCACCAGCAGTAAGTATGTGAAGCTCAATGTGGGCGGCTCCCTTCACTACACCACCGTGCAGACGCTGACCAAACACGACACGATGCTGCGGGCCATGTTTAGCGGGCGTATGGAAGTATTGACCGACAGTGAAG GCTGGATCCTGATCGATCGCAGTGGCAAACACTTTGGCACAGTGCTGAATTACCTACGTGATGGCACAGTGCCGCTCCCCGATGCTCCCAGAGAACTGGAGGAGATCCTGGCTGAGGCCCGCTTCTACCTGATCCAGGGCCTGACTGAAGCCTGCCAAACTGCTCTACAG CAAAAGACTGAAGGCTACGATCCAGTGTGCCGTATCCCCATGATCACTTCCCCCAAAGAAGAACGGAAGGTCATCTCCTCGTGCAACAAG CCCGTCGTCAAGCTGCAGCACAACAGGAGTAACAACAAGTATTCCTACACAAG CAACTCTGACGACAATCTGCTGAAAAACATTGAGCTCTTTGACAAGCTGGCATTGCGTTTCAATGGTCGCATCCTCTTCATCAAAGACGTCTTGGGCGATGAAATATGCTGCTGGTCCTTTTACGGGGAAGGGCGCAAGATCGCCGAAGTGTGCTGCACCTCCATCGTCTATGCAACAGAGAAGAAACAGACCAAG GTCGAGTTCCCCGAAGCTCGGATCTTTGAGGAAACCCTCAATATCCTGATCTACGAGAGCGGCCGGGCATCCAGTATGGCGTCTGCTGTGCTGGAATCCTCAGCCCTGGGCCTTCTGCCCGAGGAGGAGGACGAGAGGGGCCGAGAGAAGAGGGTGCGCAGGATCCATGTTCGGCGGCACATTATGCATGATGAAAGGCCACATGGGCATCAGGCTGTCTTCAAAGACTAA
- the LOC120536486 gene encoding BTB/POZ domain-containing adapter for CUL3-mediated RhoA degradation protein 1-like isoform X2: protein MSAEATCCSLGECTGASGGAGNMPELLPVAAATMSTATPLSYELKPLPFTSSKYVKLNVGGSLHYTTVQTLTKHDTMLRAMFSGRMEVLTDSEGWILIDRSGKHFGTVLNYLRDGTVPLPDAPRELEEILAEARFYLIQGLTEACQTALQQKTEGYDPVCRIPMITSPKEERKVISSCNKPVVKLQHNRSNNKYSYTSNSDDNLLKNIELFDKLALRFNGRILFIKDVLGDEICCWSFYGEGRKIAEVCCTSIVYATEKKQTKVEFPEARIFEETLNILIYESGRASSMASAVLESSALGLLPEEEDERGREKRVRRIHVRRHIMHDERPHGHQAVFKD, encoded by the exons ATGTCTGCCGAGGCCACATGCTGCTCACTGGGGGAGTGTACTGGGGCGAGCGGGGGCGCCGGGAACATGCCAGAGCTGTTACCTGTGGCAGCTGCCACCATGTCCACGGCCACCCCCCTGTCGTACGAGCTCAAGCCCCTTCCGTTCACCAGCAGTAAGTATGTGAAGCTCAATGTGGGCGGCTCCCTTCACTACACCACCGTGCAGACGCTGACCAAACACGACACGATGCTGCGGGCCATGTTTAGCGGGCGTATGGAAGTATTGACCGACAGTGAAG GCTGGATCCTGATCGATCGCAGTGGCAAACACTTTGGCACAGTGCTGAATTACCTACGTGATGGCACAGTGCCGCTCCCCGATGCTCCCAGAGAACTGGAGGAGATCCTGGCTGAGGCCCGCTTCTACCTGATCCAGGGCCTGACTGAAGCCTGCCAAACTGCTCTACAG CAAAAGACTGAAGGCTACGATCCAGTGTGCCGTATCCCCATGATCACTTCCCCCAAAGAAGAACGGAAGGTCATCTCCTCGTGCAACAAG CCCGTCGTCAAGCTGCAGCACAACAGGAGTAACAACAAGTATTCCTACACAAG CAACTCTGACGACAATCTGCTGAAAAACATTGAGCTCTTTGACAAGCTGGCATTGCGTTTCAATGGTCGCATCCTCTTCATCAAAGACGTCTTGGGCGATGAAATATGCTGCTGGTCCTTTTACGGGGAAGGGCGCAAGATCGCCGAAGTGTGCTGCACCTCCATCGTCTATGCAACAGAGAAGAAACAGACCAAG GTCGAGTTCCCCGAAGCTCGGATCTTTGAGGAAACCCTCAATATCCTGATCTACGAGAGCGGCCGGGCATCCAGTATGGCGTCTGCTGTGCTGGAATCCTCAGCCCTGGGCCTTCTGCCCGAGGAGGAGGACGAGAGGGGCCGAGAGAAGAGGGTGCGCAGGATCCATGTTCGGCGGCACATTATGCATGATGAAAGGCCACATGGGCATCAGGCTGTCTTCAAAGACTAA